Proteins found in one Nitrosopumilus maritimus SCM1 genomic segment:
- a CDS encoding RlmE family RNA methyltransferase, translating to MKLLDARKDHYRKLAHEQGFRSRAAYKLKELNQSYRIIGPGFYVLDLGCAPGGWTQMAIKLAGNQGKVMGIDLSYVEEIPGAEILRGDIEDENVVDDVMNYFERKVNAVICDLSPKVSGNWSVDHAKQISLNYDCTKIMDKVLAHKGNAVFKVFDGEYSMEFRDYVKKKFARINLTKPKASRKQSSELYYVCLGFIG from the coding sequence ATGAAACTATTAGATGCACGAAAAGATCACTATCGAAAATTAGCACATGAGCAAGGTTTTCGAAGCAGAGCTGCATACAAACTCAAAGAACTAAATCAGTCTTATCGAATTATCGGTCCTGGTTTTTACGTTCTTGACCTTGGCTGTGCTCCTGGTGGCTGGACCCAGATGGCAATCAAGCTAGCAGGAAACCAGGGCAAAGTTATGGGGATTGACTTGTCTTATGTTGAGGAAATTCCAGGAGCAGAAATTTTGAGAGGTGATATTGAAGATGAGAATGTGGTTGATGATGTAATGAACTATTTTGAGCGTAAAGTTAATGCTGTGATTTGTGATCTTTCCCCCAAAGTTAGTGGAAATTGGTCTGTTGATCATGCAAAACAAATTTCTCTAAATTATGATTGCACCAAAATCATGGATAAAGTACTAGCACACAAAGGTAATGCTGTATTCAAGGTCTTTGATGGTGAATATTCTATGGAGTTTAGAGATTATGTAAAGAAAAAATTTGCAAGAATAAACCTCACAAAACCTAAAGCTAGCAGAAAGCAAAGTAGTGAGTTATATTATGTCTGTTTAGGTTTTATTGGATAG
- a CDS encoding tRNA (guanine(10)-N(2))-dimethyltransferase: MEIPNESLQEIVEGKTKLLVPKGSITEKVPPKEPAFFNPKARLNRDFSIIAYAAFLKNFQGPKIFLEGLSGIGARGLRVANELKIDNLVINDLNPTALKMAEYSAKLNEIKNVEFLEKEVCRFFSNFSKKGERGSIVDIDPFGSPAAFFDCGIRATMHGGILSVAATDLQVLNGLFQSACKRKYGGVPVRAEYGNEIAIRLVLGCLRMVAARLGVEVEPMFVESDMHYYRTYVKVRNRPDQDENIGYILHCKNCGHREMALEQKQECKLCKSKISIAGPLWIGKIFDKKFIENMLIQIPNLEVDKVCEKTLNKCMLEAEMPGMYYTLDEIAKKMKSSPPKLEDVIENLKKNKFVASITSFSPTGFRTNANINEITKIFETIQ, from the coding sequence TTGGAAATACCAAATGAATCACTTCAAGAAATTGTTGAAGGAAAGACAAAATTGTTAGTTCCAAAAGGATCAATTACAGAAAAAGTTCCACCAAAAGAACCAGCATTTTTTAATCCAAAAGCAAGGTTGAATAGAGATTTTTCAATTATTGCATATGCAGCGTTTTTAAAAAATTTTCAAGGTCCAAAAATTTTCTTGGAAGGATTATCAGGTATTGGTGCTAGGGGATTACGAGTTGCAAATGAATTAAAAATTGATAATTTGGTAATCAACGATCTTAATCCAACTGCATTGAAGATGGCTGAATATTCAGCAAAACTCAATGAAATCAAAAATGTAGAATTTTTGGAAAAAGAGGTGTGTAGATTTTTTAGTAATTTTTCAAAAAAAGGTGAAAGAGGTTCGATTGTAGATATAGACCCATTTGGCTCTCCTGCGGCATTTTTTGACTGTGGGATCAGGGCAACCATGCATGGAGGGATTTTATCAGTTGCAGCCACAGATTTGCAGGTGCTAAATGGACTTTTCCAGAGTGCCTGCAAGAGAAAATACGGAGGGGTTCCAGTCAGAGCTGAATACGGAAATGAGATTGCAATTAGATTGGTGCTTGGATGTCTGAGAATGGTAGCAGCAAGATTAGGAGTAGAAGTGGAACCCATGTTTGTTGAAAGTGACATGCACTACTATAGAACATATGTCAAAGTTCGAAACAGACCTGATCAAGATGAAAACATTGGATATATTTTACATTGCAAAAATTGTGGGCATCGAGAAATGGCGTTAGAACAAAAACAAGAATGCAAATTATGTAAATCAAAAATCAGCATTGCAGGTCCATTATGGATTGGAAAAATTTTTGATAAAAAATTCATTGAAAATATGTTAATCCAGATTCCAAATTTAGAAGTGGATAAAGTTTGTGAAAAAACACTAAACAAATGTATGCTAGAGGCAGAGATGCCAGGAATGTATTACACATTAGATGAAATTGCAAAAAAGATGAAATCATCTCCACCAAAATTAGAAGATGTTATTGAAAACTTAAAAAAAAATAAGTTCGTAGCTAGTATAACATCATTTAGTCCGACAGGATTTAGAACTAATGCAAACATTAACGAGATAACAAAAATTTTTGAGACTATCCAATAA